A stretch of DNA from Amphiprion ocellaris isolate individual 3 ecotype Okinawa unplaced genomic scaffold, ASM2253959v1 Aocel_unscaffolded314, whole genome shotgun sequence:
GCCCTAAGCAGTgttcttattttatattttcattggATTCCCCACATGGAATGAAAATATGACTGTATGTCCAACTACAAACTTCATTCAACACCTTTAATTTAAagcttgtgtgttttcataaaGCAGAAAGTCTCTATTGTGTGATAAATCTGATTCATCAGGGGGATAGAAACTGTAAGAAGCAGGGGTGAACATCTGTCGCGCTTATGGTGGTAATTAAATTAGGCGTCAACAGCAACAATTCTGTCATGTCTGAATACAGTGTTTGAAATAACGTAGACCTGTGtgagacagacaaaaaacaaccaaaactgcTGAGTCTTCTGTGTGCGAAAAGGGCTTTAGTTAATGTTTGCAGGAATCGCCTGAGCTGAGGTAACACATACACCTGTATGAAAATGTGTCGATAATCATTGTTCTCTTTGGCTTCACTGGACGTCATTATTGTCAGAACCCCGTCTACAACTAAAGTGTTCAAAGATGGCAAATATCACCAGTAAAAAGTCACCAGCACCTCAGAAAACACCAAGGCCTTGGAAAGCTCATTTTCGTCAACCCCCAACTTCACTAATGCAAGGGCGGAGAACTTTTTTAAGGCGGCACAGCGGCAGGATTTTGCCTGACAGCGGAATAATTCGTCAGTGGTCGCCGTTGTGTGAAGGTTAAAGCTGACTTGAGCTATGTTGGAGTGCTGTTTGTTTGACTGGACTCTGGTGGTGGAAAGAGTGATGGAGGACGAAAGGGAAGACAGCAGAGGGGGAGGTGTGGACTCACCTGATCGATTGTTAGGCGAGGTTCGTACGGGAGAGATGGACGGAGTGCGAGAGGAAGAATAAGGtcgctgtctgtctctctctatcGTGGAGGAGGAGCTGACAAAATGGTATTGAGAATAACCGTCCTGAGGGAgacgaggaggagaaaagaTGAGAAATACTTGCCTTGTAATGGCATTATCTGTAATTACTCAGTTTCCAGGGTTTATACACCCCGAGAATAcaatttttacctttttgtagAGGCTGCGTAGGTCTCTGTATTGCCACATGCTGTTCAGGACTTGAGACGCTGCTTTCACCACTTTAGGACTATGTCTAGGAATtcagcagagaggaagaaacaCACAGTGTAAAGCTTGACTGTCATTTGCTTTGCTTTATGCATGTAGACGCTCTGAAAACATCACTGAGCAGAATAAGAAGAATCAGACACAAAGCGGAGACGATAAACCAGCATGTAAAGCTTCCAAAGACAACCGGAGACGCACAATGGAAATGTCATCTCTATCTGCTCAAACGTGCCTCTTAAATTGTTCTGAGACCAAACTGCATAATTGTTtttctgattgattgattggccAATATTTCAATCTGCTTCCTCCAGGGTTTGACTCAGCTGACTAATGGCTGGGGCTTTAATTGGCTCATATGGCCTTATCAGTGCCAAggaaaataactttatttcttcaagacatttttggtaaatgttattgttttttattggtGACAGCGGACCGAGGCCTTTGCAGTGATGCAAAGCAGAGGAcctgtgaaaaatgtttcttgaagaacaagaaaaatgagaatttaTAACCAGAGTTTCTCTACAAACAAATCTAATGACAAACTGATGACTAATTAATCTCAGCCTATAATTATTCATagagaaaatgaatgcagctttGAAAAATAGAAGTAAAATCCGAAGCTGGCATCTTCAATATTGTTCTACAAaggcaaaacacagaaactacttaaaaaatgaaaaatgaagatCTGATCTCGACATCTGTTTTAGTAATTTCAgtgaaaacactttttaaatttgcagaaaaaacagaGCTACTTAACTCCTCAACACTTTTCTTGCGTTTTCTTGTGTCtgaaaagtgtttctgaaaaacacagtttggaggcattttatttgttgaaaTCTTACAaacagtttttcctgcatagtGGCtcaacaataagaaaataatgtcTCCAAAGACAACACTAAATGTACTACAGGTAATATACATACTGTGATTACAAAGTAAATGTCTGCTTttgagatacccattttccattgaatatggttcacttttgacccatgttgtgcatcaaagggttaacccAGTGATGGTTAGAGGGTTAGAATGAGCTGGAGACAGAGTCAAGACTAGATTTAGCTAAAGATACGAAAAGATACGATATGATAAACTGTACTGATACTTAACCCAGGAAATTCACAAAATAACTGTGCTTTCACCTGGTCAAGATAACTAAATCTACTTTTTTCTCTAGTTATGTGTAAATAAAGAGTATGTCTGTACTTCAGGTAGTTATTCCACATCATTAAATAAGGCAGTAGCTAAGTCTGATCACAAAATCACAGCAAAGGTGCTTCTAAAGTCAACAAACTTGGAAGATGTCAGTAATTCTTCCTCCacacattcttcttcttcttcttaggtGTCTTGCGTAATCGTGTTGACGACCATGCCTTTccacttttctctgtcataCGTTGCATGTAGTAAAGTGTTGGCATTCGATGTATTTGTCCAATCTTTGATGTTGTCAACATATGCCATTCTCTTGCATCTTTTTGCTTTCTTCCCTTCTATTTTCCCTGTTATTGCAAGATTCTCCATACTATTCCTCCTCATCAGATGTCCTAGGAAATAAATTTTTCTTGATTTGATGGTTGCCAGCATTGTTCTTTTCGCATTTGCTCTCATAAGCACCTCTTCATTGGTTCCTCTTTCTACCCACAACATCTTTGGCATTCTTCGTAGGAAGCACACTTCTGTTGCCTGGAGTCTCTTCTGCATATTGTTTGATGTTGTCCACGTTTCACATCCGTATAGCATGATTGACCAGATGTAGCATCTGAGGATTCTTAGTATTGTTGGCATACTGATGTGTGTATTCATGAAGATGGTCTTCTTCTGTTAAAATCATCTTTGGCAATGGCAATACGTCTCTTGATCTCCTGGTCTGATCTGCCATCTTATGCTAGTTTGCTGCTGAGGTAGTTGAAATTCTGTTTGATATTGTCGCCTTTTGTTGTGCCACATAtatgaaataaattcaaaattaaTGTATTGTATTGGTTTCACTGTAAACTCCACAAAAACATGGATCCATTTAATTACTCCAAGCACAGTAAGATGTGTTAATTTGCGGCCTTGTGTTTTCACTCCATCTCTACAGTCAACAACCCTGATGTTAAAAAATGGAGGTGTGCAGGTAAACAGTCTGTGCAGAGAGCGCACTGGGAGCTAACTTCAGTTTGGATCTTATTTTCTGTTGACTGCTCTGACTGGTGACTCACAGCTCTAAAACAAGCACACAGCATCTCTAAACCTTCACTCCCTGCCTCACCCCCGTGTCTCACCCACTGCATCCATATtctagtgtttttcttttccagccCGCCGGACTGATGAATTTGTCTACATCCCCCCTCTTGACCTGCTTAAACAATCAGCCTCTTTATCTTCATGCTTATACGCACCCCACTCCACCTGTTTGTTCTGTGCTTTGCTAATGAACAAATAACCGCCTGTATCCGAACAGCAGGCTGCCTGATTAGCACTGATATGCAGAGGTGGACGTTCCACAATCAACATTTGGAGGTGTGCGTATTTAAATGCACATTAGTTCCAGTCCAGCTGTGCGTTCTGTGATGTGATATTGAGGTGCAGAGGTGCTGCGTGATTCGTTATCTTTCACAGCGAAGAGTTCTGCATTCGTTTAACGAGTTTAAATTTCAAGTGACCAAATCCTGTTTATGATTCTGGACCAtttcttagttttgtttttgattacaACGCACCTGTGCTTCCTACCTCGTGTTCTCATGGGTATCGTAGTCACATTTCACATATCGATTGTCCAGTGTCACTACAGAACATTTTCTATTGCTgtttaaatgcaatttttggAGCTTTTCTTAAAGTAAAAAAGTGCTGACGCTTGCTTACAACACTGCCCCATGATGTTGGGCTTTATTATCCCCAAAGGGTGAATTGTTGCGCAGCCAGCAGTAAATAAAATCATCTTCAACAAACAATTTGAACAAAGAAACACGAAATTGCATCATGTTATTCAAAAGGCCAGCAGTACGAGGGACAAACAGGCTCTTAAATCTATTGGTCCTGCATCTTGGCAGATTATATCTGCGACCAGATGGGAGCAATCTGAACTCAGTGAACAGGAGGTGACGAGGGGTCAGCGAGGATTGACTGGGGCTTCTCTGTGGCTCTGACTTTGTGCAGATGGAAGAGGTCATTTAGATTTGTGCCTGCAGTTTGGCTGCACGTTCTAACACTTACTTCTCACCTCTTCCTGCTTTTCAAGGTAAGTTGTCCAACCCAGCAAATGAAAGAGAAGGACAGAATCGTCTCGACAAGAcgagaataaaagaataaaacactgaagtGGTGTCGAGATTAACACATCTGAGCTTCAGATAATAACACAAGCAGTGATGAACCTTTGCAGAAATTACTTTAGTATTTGGTTTAACTATTGTCCCCAGATAATTGTACTGTTAAACAACCTGGCCATGAATCATAGCAGGAAGTAAGGATCGactaatatgtttttttaggGCCGAAACCGATGCTGATTATTGGTATTATGTcttgttttccattttgaactgtaaatctgtttttttaaatgtgctatataaatacagttgaTTTGACTTGAAGTAGcacacatagatagatagatagatagatagatagacagacagacagacagacagacagacagacagacagacagacagacagacaggtagatagatGCTTTACTAATCCGGAGGgaaattcatttaatttatcagtaatcggtcaataaaaatacagataccgACAATTGAGAGAATGCCAAATATCTGCCACGATAATCAACCAATCGATCTATCCTTAGAAGCAAAAATGAGTGGAGTCTTCCTAATGAAGTCATTTATTTTGTCCAAGAAGGATTGTTTGGATCAATCAGTAAATTTGTGCACCACTGGAGCATGGCTACCTTCATCTTTACTGAGCAGAGAAAACATGACGGAATCCTTCATGAGCTCCATGATTTTTTTGCCCTCATAACGACACTGacattgacatttatttttaagacaGATAAAAGTGGTAAAAAGACACACCTCTCTGGAGAACCAGTGGAAGATAAAAGGgaaccagaaaaaaaagcttctgaCTTTCACCTTTTGAGAAACTTTCAACCTGCGTCTACCTCCTCACCCTCATCTTTGTTTACCCCCCTTCCCCGACCTGACAACATCTCCCCATTCGGCTTACTTGTCTCCCTTGCTGCGGGCGATGCCGATGAGCTTCTCGATGCCGCCGGCGTCCCTCAGGGCTTTGGTGTTCTCCATGTTCTTGGTGATGACCTCGTGCAGCGCGCAGCAGATAGCCGTGATGGTGTCGTCCGACATGGTCTTCCCCACCAGCCCGCTGCTGTTGGCGCCTCCCCCGCCAccactgctgttgttgttgttgctgcctCCGGGCAAACGGTGCACCAGGTCCCTCATGGCGTATTTACCTGTGGGCATCGTGGGTGAGAGTGATGGGGAATGTGGAGGTGGGGTGGAAAAATGTAGATGGCGTgtggaaaggagaaaaaaacaatttgagCGTTTGTTGTGATAATTAGACTGTATTTTGAGGTAGGTACAACTTTACATGCTTCTGGATACAACTTAaaagtcgttttttttttttacagaccaGCTTTGTCATGTCATGCAACCATACCTGCCAATTCACATGCTATTTCTTTGCTAAGTGTTTCTTGCCCTTAATTTGCTCCTGGATCCAAGGTTCCTGGTTTGGGAACTCAGATGTGTTAAGAGGGTCTGGGGTGTCTGGAGGTATAGATCAGTTTGTGTGGTTGCCAATTTATTAAAATGGGGAATATCTTTgtagaaatgtgtttatatTGACTTGTACGTTGGTGTGTGGAAATTTAAATGCACTAAGTTCTTTAGGTCTCCCTCAACTCAGATAATTTGTGACCTTCTACTGGATTCCAGTCATATGGAAACTTGAAACTTCCAGTGCACATTTACTGAGAATAgactttaaaatgattaatagTTGGAGACACAATGTAATCAGAAGTTAAACTTTTCagataaattgtttaaaaatattcacagattcTGCATATTTAATCTCTGGAACAGAATAgtttcagaaaaacaagaaggaaCTTTTGGCTTTAACTAAGTAAAACCATATCATACACTGCTTATTATTTGAAGCTGGACATCTTTACATAGGGATCTTTCAAATTCCAGATAAATTGCAGCAGAATGTGGCAAAGAAAGTTCTTATTAATGAATATTTTCTACCAACTTCACTAATTAGTAGAAAAGTTAGCAGTATGTGCTTCTAAAGTTGAAATATATGTTTCATAGGATTTAGACACTTTGTATCACACATTTGACTTTACTATGATCCTGGTTGACACCAAGACATAGATGTTGAAACAGCTGTAagcttgacaaaaaaaaaactcacacatATTTCAATTCCAAATACCTAAATACCCACATCTATTTTTATCCctttaaatttacatatttatcataCTGGCTAATTGATTTTGATGAGGACTATAAAGCTTGTGGCCCAATGGGCCAAATTTACTGCCTTTGGCGCACATCAAAGCCAACTTTTGATGcaacatttgttcttttttataaTTAATCTCACCAAGGAGAGATTTAATAAGAtctaaatttataaaatattattttcccacagaaaaaaaaaaggcctttgaAAGCTAAAGCTGACTACTTGGGAGGTAGAAATACGCCCTGGCTGGGTGGCTGGCAGACACTGATGGAGACATGGCCACGTGATCTCACACTCTGACTACATTTCCCATGACACCTCAATGCTGCTGTCAGGAAATCTTGTCTGGTCTGCCCTCTGCCCCTCATTCTGATTGGGTCATTGCCCCGGAGAGCCGGTGGAGGCGCATCATGACTCACTGATAGGTTGCATCCACCATACATGTGTTTTATGTGGTGAAAATCCTGCTGGTGTTAATAATAACACAATAGAAGAAAGTATAAAATATAAGAATAACACTCTGTTGTTAGAGGCGTGTTGTTAGTGTGATTGCAGCATAACTGCCCACTTGTTTGACTGTAACTGTTGGATGACCGTGCTGCGAGACACGGATACATTTGAGAGCAATGCACAGTAACATCCGAAGAATCAAAACTatatactgtgttttttttttctaattacttttgctgctttagcaagagaaaaaacaccatcatctTCACATAACCAAAGTAATTCCCATATAAACTGGCTTATTCCACTGAGTCATCAAACAGAGCTGAACCATATAAACAGCTTATTTTGGTTATTGCTGAACATTTGCAGTATCTACAAAATTcactttgaatgtatttttattggaAGGGGATATTGAGATTTGAGAGCATGACACCGATGTGCTGCACAGAGAGATGATTCACTGGAAatctttattaatttatttacgtatttattttgtctctttttgacTGTAATAAATTGAACAATTTactcatattttacagatttttttttttactgttttttaagtTCTAGAAAATAATATTGGTGAAATATTGGTGAAATCAATATTTCACCaatattttggtgaaatattgatttcaccaaaatcattaTCAAGTATACCCctaaaaaacaggccaaagctATATATGATGTCCAATtgaataatctgtatttttacaataaagaaaaaaaactatttttttacaacatttcacaaaaaaattattttacatattttatgcaTATTAAGGACTGGaaaaaatcaactttttttttttcaaaacaggccaaaactacaTATGATGTTTATTtgaataatttgcatttttacaacgtttcacaaaaaaaattattttctctttttttaactcttattttaaaaaattccctgttttgttaaattacagataataactatatagtattaatttacatgttgtgattattttgactatttttatagtttttgaatGCTAtagtattttacagttttttgtgtattttttttggcacCCATACTGGCAGATtgacttgaattttttttttttcttttagctattattaattttgatttttatatgcttttacacacaaacactaataattCACATTACGACAATTATACGAATACTAAATGTAAAGATCTCAGTAAAGCATTGTTGGGCTAAGACTCTCAGTGTGTGCTGCTGACAGCTCAGGAGACTCAACtacacaataaaatgtgtctCGAACACAATTTCATCATGTTAACACAACACAGCTGAGGGCAGGACAATATGTCCTATCAAAATATAATTGCATTGCCCCTTGGCAgcatgataataaaaaaaaaaacaaaaaaaaaacttgacattCCAGCCTACATATGCTGCACACATGGATGCACAGagtaaaacatcacagtttagcTCAAAGCCTCAAGCATCAGACAGTAAGTGGAAGGAGgcatgttgttgttgctatGGGGACCAGCGGAAAAGCAGAGTTTATTACAGACATCACTCGATCTCCAGAGGAAAATTTAGCGTCAAACGATCAGTCAGAGTGACACTTTAGTCTGCTTAAAGAAACAAACGACCTCCATATCCATGCGTATCCATatgcataaatacacacaaatgtaATTATAAAGGCATTTAACttcctctttttaaaattacagccAGATTCACAGACACACCAACATGGCTACCAGCAATAATCCTCTACACAAGTGACATTTAAACAGCTCAGTTGTCAGTCTGTCTCAAACAGTTAGACGTCTACTCGAGTAAGTATCATACTATGTATTATAGCGACTGAGTAATTCTGCAAGTAGGTCAAGATAGCTGCTCTTGTTTTCAGTGCAATTATCTCTAATTAAGGCAGAATTAAGTGCATTACTCCACTAgtgtcaaaaaaatgacactcaAAGAAACAGTGTTGATCTGCTTTGAAAATGATATTCTTCCCCACTGGCAGgctgctttgtttttccttttcatttgtgtatttaaatattGTGTTGTAAAGGTGTCAGCCCCTTCCACACCGTGGGTTCATATGAGTGAActactcaccaatgagctccttGTTCCTGATGTCCAGAGCCATGTTTCTGAGGGCAGTAGCCACGGCACAAACCACCCGGTCGTTGTCTAtcctcagcagctccaccagGATGGGGAGACCCTTCTCTTTACGCACTGCAGCCCGGATATAGACGGACCACTGGGAAGGAGAGGTGGACAGAGATTCGTTACCATATATTTGTTGCTATATTCTGATTCATTCTCTTAAGAGGCCCAAAATCTCAGTGGTTTTCAATTGAAgtcctttttttaaagctcaggTAACAAAGGTTGCACAGTCTGATCTCTAAGTTCagattagggctgcaactaacgattattttaataatcaattaatcggccgattattttttcgattaatcgatgaatcggataaaaaaaacaacacatttttaatttctgctgctttattcagaaagagaagatttggactgacagagcaaataagatcattgtagcgaagccttcgtcttcaaccGTCGACACAGGCCTCATGTCAGTGACCATCATGTTGACgatgctctcagtcaggacagatgcttgctgtggtggacatgatgttttgctcatcatgaagcctgtcattgtttgctgttcatGAAATGATAAAGATAGTATGAGTATGTATTacagcacaatttacaacaactcagtaattatcttgttttatttgcagtattaggcTAAGGCATgtaagtagtccaaagagcaaaacacaaagtacgcatgcacacacacacacacacacacacacacacacacacacacgtatagatagatagatagatagatagatagatagatagatagatagatagatagatagatagatagatagaacaagcaccataaaaaaatactaaataagttactttaactccggtctaaatgcagttcatcctgcctcactccaacacagaccagtgtcttcactcagactttgtgagaaaattaaaacttgaggcttaatctttaaattactatcaccattgtgggcaagttacatttatttataaagcatattcaaaccctgcttaagctgattaaagtgaaataaaaagtttcacacgcgcgcgcgcgcacacacacacgtgtcctgtcactgtcattaatcagctaacaaacaaacgctagcatcaggagagctaccagagagactaacgttacgtttcctcactgtaaaacagaacaaacgtaggataatgtagtgacttacctgctgttgagctccttcatcctcatcggagactccaacgtgtttcc
This window harbors:
- the LOC111562855 gene encoding catenin delta-2-like — encoded protein: RVLFVSPRNVSSAGEEARRRMRECEGLTDALLYVIQTALGSSEIDSKTVENCVCILRNLSYRLAAETSHSQQGGSEELDGLLCDTGGKDAESSGCWGKKKKKKKGHDQWDGVGPFPDLAEPPKGIQMLWHPTIVKPYLTLLSECSNPDTLEGAAGALQNLAAGSWKWSVYIRAAVRKEKGLPILVELLRIDNDRVVCAVATALRNMALDIRNKELIGKYAMRDLVHRLPGGSNNNNSSGGGGGANSSGLVGKTMSDDTITAICCALHEVITKNMENTKALRDAGGIEKLIGIARSKGDKHSPKVVKAASQVLNSMWQYRDLRSLYKKDGYSQYHFVSSSSTIERDRQRPYSSSRTPSISPVRTSPNNRSGESTPPPLLSSLSSSITLSTTRVQSNKQHSNIAQVSFNLHTTATTDELFRCQAKSCRCAALKKFSALALVKLGVDENELSKALVFSEVLVTFYW